The proteins below come from a single Micromonospora citrea genomic window:
- a CDS encoding alpha-N-arabinofuranosidase, with protein sequence MRTAQLTIDPAFAIGPADRRLFGSFVEHMGRCVYGGVYEPGHPSADPRGLRGDVLELTRELGVSVVRYPGGNFVSGYRWEDGVGPAGDRPRRLDLAWKTIETNAFGLDEFMTWATAAEVEPMMAVNLGTRGVQEACDLLEYTNHPGGTQLSDLRRKHGAEKPYGVRLWCLGNELDGPWQVGHKTADEYGRLAAETARAMKMIDPSISLVACGSSNRTMSTFASWEATVLEHTYEHVDYISAHTYYDPSDGDRASILASAVDMDNFIREVVATADHVAAKQRHRRKLRISFDEWNVWYQSRLQADLDRRGWVEAPALIEDDFTAVDAVVVGDLLITLLRHADRVGVACQAQLANVIAPIRTRTGGPAWRQSIFHPFALTARHARGTVLRTEPVGPTYVTKRYGEVPVLDTVAVHDEETGELTVFAVNRGNTDLELHLDLRGLAGLSASSHVSLAAGDDPTATNTEAEPERVTPRPQPTPTIDGGRCSLRLPAVSWNVLRFSPAGR encoded by the coding sequence TTGCGGACCGCGCAGCTCACGATCGACCCGGCCTTCGCGATCGGACCGGCCGACCGGCGACTCTTCGGCTCCTTCGTCGAGCACATGGGCCGCTGCGTCTACGGCGGAGTCTACGAACCCGGGCACCCGAGCGCCGACCCGCGCGGCCTGCGCGGCGACGTGCTGGAGCTGACCCGCGAGCTGGGCGTGTCGGTCGTCCGCTACCCCGGCGGCAACTTCGTCTCCGGCTACCGCTGGGAGGACGGCGTCGGCCCCGCCGGCGACCGCCCCCGCCGCCTCGACCTGGCCTGGAAGACGATCGAGACCAACGCCTTCGGGCTCGACGAGTTCATGACCTGGGCCACGGCGGCCGAGGTCGAGCCGATGATGGCCGTCAACCTCGGCACGCGGGGCGTGCAGGAGGCCTGCGACCTGCTCGAATACACCAACCACCCGGGCGGGACCCAGCTGTCCGACCTGCGCCGCAAGCACGGCGCCGAGAAGCCGTACGGGGTGCGGCTCTGGTGCCTCGGCAACGAACTGGACGGCCCGTGGCAGGTCGGCCACAAGACCGCCGACGAATACGGCCGGCTCGCCGCCGAGACCGCCCGCGCCATGAAGATGATCGACCCGTCGATCAGCCTCGTCGCCTGCGGCAGCTCCAACCGGACGATGTCCACGTTCGCCTCGTGGGAGGCGACCGTGCTGGAGCACACCTACGAGCACGTCGACTACATCTCCGCGCACACCTACTACGACCCGTCAGACGGCGACCGGGCCAGCATCCTCGCCTCCGCCGTCGACATGGACAACTTCATCCGCGAGGTCGTCGCCACCGCCGACCACGTGGCCGCCAAGCAGCGGCACCGGCGCAAGCTCAGGATCTCCTTCGACGAGTGGAACGTCTGGTACCAGTCGCGCCTCCAGGCCGACCTGGACCGGCGCGGCTGGGTGGAGGCCCCGGCGCTGATCGAGGACGACTTCACCGCCGTCGACGCGGTGGTGGTCGGCGACCTCCTGATCACCCTGCTCCGGCACGCCGACCGGGTCGGGGTGGCCTGCCAGGCCCAGCTCGCCAACGTCATCGCCCCGATCCGCACCCGCACCGGCGGTCCGGCCTGGCGGCAGAGCATCTTCCACCCGTTCGCGCTGACCGCCCGGCACGCCCGGGGCACCGTGCTGCGCACCGAGCCGGTCGGCCCGACCTACGTCACGAAGCGGTACGGCGAGGTCCCGGTGCTCGACACGGTCGCCGTGCACGACGAGGAGACGGGCGAGCTGACCGTCTTCGCGGTCAACCGGGGCAACACGGACCTGGAGCTGCACCTCGACCTGCGCGGCCTCGCAGGACTGTCCGCTTCATCGCACGTGAGCCTCGCCGCCGGGGACGACCCGACGGCGACGAACACCGAGGCGGAGCCCGAGCGGGTGACGCCCCGGCCGCAACCCACCCCCACCATCGACGGCGGCCGGTGCTCCCTGCGCCTGCCCGCCGTCTCCTGGAACGTGCTGCGCTTCTCCCCCGCCGGCCGCTGA